Within the Carassius auratus strain Wakin unplaced genomic scaffold, ASM336829v1 scaf_tig00040184, whole genome shotgun sequence genome, the region CAGGTACTGTATGTCCTAAACCATTTTGGTTTATATTTGACTGTTGTAATTGTGACTTATTTCAAACTATGTTGTTTTCAGGAATGGTGTTTGAAGGCGGGGATGTAGAAGCCTTTAAGTTTATCAAAAGTGTTGATTATCCCAGAGATCCAGAGACTCGGAGTCTCACGGCTGCCATTCATCCTCAGCTGCAGGTGCCAGTCATTCTGCTATTTATGATATTAGGACCATTTATATTAATGATGGAGAAAAAAGATCTCATAGAATTACTGTAAACATGtcataaatgataaaaatggtaaagtatttattcatcacggtagtatttgttgtactgcttttatgctgatttaaaaaatatttaaaaaatatatattttgggggGAATTATACAAAATGGGGAAAATGTACGATGTATGTTTTGTAAATTaaggaattcttttttttttttctaggacaGAGACTTCTCTCTTCTCAAACAGGGAGAccctttgttttatacattttctggAGAAACCGTGAAGTATGAAGAAGAAGAGACGCTTCATCCTTTCTTTATCAATGAGGCTGCCTATTATGAAAAAGGAATTGCTTTTCACTTGGCTAAGAAGTTGACACTGACAATTCCAACAGTGCAAGTGCAGAAAGACTGAAGGATTGGAGAGGAACGGATATAAAACTCTGCATGATTGCCAAAAAATCTAACATCAATCAGATGATATTAAGAAATCCGGATGCCacttaaatgattttaacacTTTTGCAATCACTTATAACTCAGGTAGACATCATGTACATATTTGTagttatataaaaatgcaatgctaATTAAGTTGTCAAAATCAATGCGTTCAGTCGcatattacactttttaaaaaatgtaatacaatatttaGTCCAACATGTCTTATACATGTAATGCTGTAACTTCTGCTGTCTAGGCATTTACAAAATTGTGAATTCCTCAGCCTATGTcatgttattaattttttatattgttggGCCTTTGCAGTTAAtggttataataaatattattgcttctttttaaagacatttctttTCATTGGGTCTCAATTATGTCAAATCGAAATCTCCTaccattacaaaaatgaaaagatCCATACATCATGTAAAAACAAGTATGGATagaaatgtttgtgaaaattGATCACAAGGTGGCTCCATATTAAGCAACTTCAGAACCCTTGCTTTAAGTTGCCCTTAACAGTTACTCTTTACGGGTAGAGTAGGCATTTCGGAGAGGTtagcaatagcaagctagctttAAAAGCATAAGATCCCATCCTCCCAacaaatcactctccaaagccacgcctcctcccAAACACATGAACATGCACAGATAGAGTAGAGACTGCTACACTGCTGGAAGTTTGTGAAGTTTACTGAATCTTCAATGCTTATAGAGGCATCATAAGTTAGCACAATGCTAACAGTGATTACAACCaaagaagttttttttaattggctgttTTGCAATGGCAGGTGTTTATGCACTGAGGTCGGAAGTAGTAGGAAACCGTGACAGGAAATACCGGTTTGTTATGAAAGTCGGGCAGGAGCCAGTTCTGCGGTCCTCTCATTTGTCATGTTTATCCTTCCCCCATTGATTTTCTTCCACACACCCTTTCTTTTTAGTGCATGTATGAGTCAGCAAACGCCTGCTTCATGCTGGAGCTTCAGTGGAAGTAAAGGTCATGTGTGGAAGATGATCCAGGGCCGGTGACTGAAGCAGACAGAGAAGAAGGTCGAGGTAAATCTTTGCATATACTTTACTGTGTTTGAGCAACTGGGGAAGAATGTCTTAAactattaatgtgtgtgtgcagatgcggCTCCTGCTGTGTTGTGGCCCCTGAGGTTATATTAGGCCTGTACTGACTGAATGTGTGTCTGAATGCATACTCTGTCACACGTATGTGTCCAGAGGTCTGCTGTGCCTTGTGCAGCTTCACTCAGTAAGACGATTAGAGGGAAAGCAGCCGGAAGAAGAAGTGAAACAGCTTTACTTCTGTATTAAAAATAGCAGTAGGATTACCTTTCCTTTTTAGAGCTGTTGCTCTGATATGTTGCATGTTGTTGTAAAATGTGAGACGGCTTGTAATAATGCTCTTcagtaaatgcatattatttaagAAAGCTACAGAACACTTCCATTTACAGGAAAACAGCAAAATTCTTAAACTAATACCATGAACACAAGGTGTACACACATGGATAAACACTCGACAAATGAACGTAAACACAGACATAATAAAGTTACCCACTAGTCAGGCTGCAGGCATAACTTTATTAGAAACCACAACATTAAACAGTTTGAATGGAATTCTTGAAGTGTGATGTATGAAAGCTATCTAtctatactctctctctctttctagtaagttgtagttaacaataataaccctttGTCCATTGCTtcattttcagtcattttcagtaaataattgtttttctcaAATGCAACAGTTCACTTTTGTTCTTGTTAACAGTGCAGTTTCCAGTCTGTTGTGCCAACCATGCAAAATATTCAACACGTGTTCTGTTGACCTCCTCCATGGgattattaattatgtttttgtttgtttgtttgtttgtttgttttggggtgggggggttaCTCTCTCAttagttctacatatcatctagAACTACAAATCATAGGTAAAGTACATAACTTTATTATATTATGGGTTAATCTGAATTAGACAGACATTAAAATATTGCCATACCATTTGAAAACTCAAAAGTGTACTTTTCTGTTGTAGATGGCGTTCGTGTTCCTGCCAGCACTGGCTCGTATGGCCGTGTGTGGCGGCACCCATGGGAACGAGCTGTCCGGTGTGTATGTTGTGCAGGAGATGGAGCGACAGCGGAAAGAGAAGGGAGAGGGTGTGTGGCCGATTCCTGTAACAACTGTGCTGTCAAACCCAAGGGCTGTGAAAGAGTGCAGAAGATACATTGACACGGATATGAACCGCTGCTTCACCAGAGACATGCTGAGGTGAGATGTGGGACTGCAACATggagtggataaaaaaaaaattaaggttctGAATTAGGTCTATTCTTTCTTCTAAaagcaaaatatattataatggGAAGCCGTTTGAGATGAAACCCATtgaaacacttgcgcatacagtacatgtgaaacacttgcgtgTACATGGGAAACACTATATATCTGTGCATATATATGAAAGATGTGTGGTTACATAGAAACTCTTTGCATAAACCCTGTTATCGCCCACCTACTGTTGTACCTGCACAGAGACTGCACTTTGAGACTGAGAGAGCATAAACATTTTCAGTGTGCCCGGAAGTTGTTTCATTGTTGGTTAGTTGGTGAATAGttagtgatgtgacatacagccaggtatggtgacccatactcagaatttgtgctctgaatttaacccatccaaagtgcacacacacacacacacacacacacagcagtgaacgcatacacacacaaacacagcagtgaacacacacacagcatttgtGCTatagcacccggggagcagttgggggtttggtgccttgctcatggtcatggtattgccagcccgagactcaaacccacaaccctagggttaggagttaaactctctaaccactaggccacaacttcccaaccAGAAGTTTAGTTCATTTGGAAACAGAGGCGCAGTTTATGCAAGGAGTTTCTATGTAACCACGTCTTTCATATATATGCACAGATATATAGTGTTtgacatgtatgcgcaagtgtttcaACGTGTATCGCAAGTTTTCAacgtgtatcgcaagtgtttcaatGGGTTTCATCTCAAACGGCCTCCCATATATTATAATAGTATGCGATCTCATTTAATCTTATTTGTATGCCTAACATGTTGAAAACGTAAAACGCTTGCTGTCTCATCACATTCAGGAATTACATGAAATTTAGATGCAATCTGAGCAAAATGTTGAGTAGTTTGCATTACTAGATAATATTGTCCCcttttgaaacatttatataGACCTTTTTCTATTTTCTGGGTTTCTCAGTAGAAGTAGTCATAATTCCTAAAAAATAGACTGAGAACAATTTCAAATTTTCTGTCGCGCCCATAGACGTTGCATTAGAAACACCCTCTGcttaagcattattattattaaatgtacatacaataaaaatgaaaatataaaaaacttgaaAACTGGAGGATTTATGATGCTGATGACCATTGAGAAAAGGGTCTATTGTAAAACAgttgtgaaaaaattaattaaatgtttaactaCTTCCGTCTTACCTAGTTCTCTTTCAGCATTAAAACTGATGCTTCGtgcttaaattaacattaaattctgcctactttgatttgatttgtccTCTCAAGCATTCAAGGTTGCTTACACTGCTGAGGCAGATCAGcctaaaaatgtcaattttaaagTTCTAAAAATTCCTCTTTGTCATTCAGAGGTTTTCTTGGGTCTCGGTGTCTATGGTACACCTGGGATAGATGGATGTTGACTAGTTGTGCAGCAACTctagttaacaaataaataacagtaaatatatttctaaatgcaAATATGTTACTGTGTAGCTCTCTCTTGCAGTTGTCCTATTACAGACAGCAGCCCGTATGAAGTCCGGCGTGCTCAGGAACTGAACAATCTGCTGGGGCTGAAAGGATCCACCGATGCAACAGACATGATCTGTGACCTTCATAACACCACGTCCAACATGGGCCTCACACTCATCCATTACACGACCAGTGACTGGGTGACCCTGCACATCTGCAAATACTTACAGGCAAGAACATTTCTAGTGTGCTTCAATGTACACAATACTGGAAACCAAGGTCAGTCgttctcaactggtgggttgCTGTGACCAAAAATTGGACAGGCAGCCAGGGAAAAAATTGGACAGACAGCAAGTGAAAAATTGGGACAGCACTACTTTAGTTTATAGATTTAAATGAGAATTATAGTTATCGTAAAGAAATATATATGTCCATTACTTGTCATCTGAGAACATGCAAATGTTGACTTCCTAAAAACCTTCATATATCGGGCCACCTCATACCGTACTCTGTCTCCTTCTCTCAGACTCACCCTTTCCCTCCCTTTTCGACTACAGAAATTGAAATCACGCAATGCTGATGCCATGATAATTTGAGAatgtaacagtaataataatttgcacaGTTTGAAGTGGATTTTCCACAgttggtctgaacaaaaatggCAGACTTGTTACTTGTTTAGATGacaatatgattttatatttcaaGATGTATGCTAGAATCTGACAGCCACACATACTCCTCAAAACATTATATTCTTCCACTGGAGCCATGCAAAGATGATAATTTCACAAATAACAGACGGAGATGGAAACAAAGAGGAACTAAAGGACTGCATCTTAAAATTATGCAATCCatgaaaaagtaactgtaatccaattattaacattttagattgaaatataattacaagtaCTACATTaatggaatctgattacgtaaccaGATTACTTGTAATTAGTTACGACACAGCACTGAAAATACAGAATATTCGGTGTAAAATACaggtcctgaaaaaaaaaaacagttaagaaCCACAgacctttgttttatttatgcgcacGTGTGTTTTGATGTTGTGTGTTGTCATGTACACATTTAAGACTAAGATAACCAAGGTTCCTGTGAGAGTGCTGGTACTGGATGTCCCGATTAGTGATTCTTATTCCTTGGAGTCTGTGTCCAAGCATGGCTTTAGTAAGTGATGGTGATCAACTCAATGCATTTGCTTTGTGTACTCCACCACAAATGCACATTCAGATGAGCTGTGTTTCTGTAGCTCTAGAGGTCGGGCCGCAGCCGCATGGTGTCATCAGAGCTGACATCTATAACATTATGAAAGAGGCCGTCGACCTGACAATAGACTGGATCCACAAATTCAACTCAGGTACTGTATGTCCTAAACAAATGTGGCTTACCTGTGTACTTTCtgtaatactttattattaaGTGTGTTATATTTTGAACTGTGGTTTTCAGGAACGGTGTTTGAAGGCGGGGATGTAGAAGCCTTTAAGCTAATCAAAAGTGTTGATTATCCCAGAGATCCAGAGACTCGGAGTCTCACTGCTGCCATTCATCCTCAGCTGCAGGTGCCAGTCGTTCTGCTATTTattttacaggtgctggtcatataattagaatatcatcaaaaattgatttatttcactaattccattaaaaaatgaaacttgtatattttatacattcattacacacagactgatatatttcaaatgtcttttaattttgatgattataactgacaattaaggaaaatcccaaaatcagtatctcagaaaatttgaatattgtgaaaaggttcaatattgaagacacctggtgccacactctaatcagctaattaactcaaaacacctgtttAGACCTAAATGGCcactcagtctagttctgtaggctacacaatcatggggaagaccgctgacttgacagttgtccaaaagacgaccattgacaccatgcacaaggaggacaagacacaaaaggtcattgcaaaagaggctggctgttcacagagctctgtgtccaagcacattaatagagaggcaaagggaaggaaagatatggtagaaaaaaagtgtagaagcaatagggataactgcaccctggagaggattgtgaaacaaaacccatccaaaaatgtgggggagattcacaaagagtggactgcagctggagtcagtgcttcaagaaccagacatatgcaagacatgggttccagctgtcacattccttgtgtcaagccactcttgaacaacagaccgCGTCAGAAACATCTTTcctggaggaagagagaagaaGTACAcgatccacgttgcttgaggtccagtgtaaagtttccacagtctgtgttggtttggggtgccatgtcatctgctggtgttggtccactgtgttttctgaggtccaatgtcagcgcagccgtataccaggaagttttagagtaCATTATGCTTCCTGCtgttgaccaactttatggagatgcagatttcattttccaacaggacttggcacatgcacacagtgccaaagctaccagtacctggtttaaagaCCATGGTATccttgttcttaattggccatCAAACTcgtctgaccttaaccccatagaaaatctatgtggtattgtgaagaggaagatgtgatatgccagacccaagaatgaagaagagctgaaggccactatcagagcaacctggtctctcataacacctgagctgtgccacagactgatcgactccatgccacacagcattgctgcagtaattcaggaaaAAGGAgacccaactaagtattgagtgctgtacatgttcatgttcatgtcatGTTCATCcgtttcagttggccaagatttctaaaaatcctttctttctaTGGGTCTTAAGttaattaaaattttctgagatacatAACTTGGGATTTTCCttggttgtcagttataatcatcaaaattaaaagaaataaacatttgaaatatatcagtctgtgtgtaatgaattaataaaatatacaagtttcactttttgaatggaattagtgaaataaatcaaacttttagatgatattctaattatatgaccagcacctgtatatcctCACAGAATCAGGATGAGGATGTCTAGATCATgagaaaattaagtttattttagttCCATTTTCTTTTACAGTAATGGTGAAAAAAATCCAATTCTATTTATTGTTGTGTggaaaaaagataaattattattatggtaAACAGTGCTTTataggaattaattacattatctggattatgtaatcaaaTTCTAAAAGTGTAGTACTTGTAATtggattatattacattttaaaatgctcataagtccccctaatatttaaatattaatatttcagtaattaacacatttaaatgttcTTTGATGTCAGTTAATGGTCATGTTGACATGTATGTAAACAAAATTTCAAATTTGGGTGTTCAAgtgttttatgcttttattttaaaacaatttattgtttagaattttattatgtaattaattattagctcTTCATCAACTAATAACCCCCCTGCAGTTCTTTAATTTCACAGTTTGGGGAACAATacagaaatgtaatgtttaatgcattttacgATGTCgacaacaacatttttatttatttatatttttaataatattcccATTTAAAATTTGGTCAAAAGTAATCAGTCTAAAAcatgctaaatataatttttcttgaTTTTGATTATAATGTGACCTAGAtatatttatgtgaaatatacccaaaatctaaagttttttttttttgtctaggaCAAAGACTTCTGTCTTCTCAAGCATGGAGAccctttatttttgtcattttctggAGAAACTGTGAACTACAAGGAAGAAGAGACACTTCATCCTTTCTTTATCAATGAGGCTGCTTACTATGAAAAGGGTATAGCTTTTCACTTGGGAAAAAAGATAATGCTGAAAATTCCAACAGTGCGAGTGCAGAAAGACTGAAGGATGAGAAAGGGAAATATATTAAATTCAGCACGATTACCACCATCAATCAGTTGATTTCACCAAAATGCTTTTGACAGTCACTTGTAACTCAGGTATATGCTATGTACTTATTTGTAGCTATATGACAATGAATGGCTCATTTATCTGCTTCTAAAACACGAGCAACAGCATTTTGGATGCAAAGATATTTATTGTGACCAGCAAAATGTTCACATGACGTGAACGTGtacaaaactgtataaaaaaggCAAACGGTCTGAAGTATTGACTTTATAATGATGTCACAGTGGAGTGTGAGGTATCCTCTTGACTGTATTGCTCATATGCTGTTGCTCTCGCCTGATTTCTTTGAGAAAATAGAGCCTCTCATGGACtcgaaataaaaagacaaaacaaagcaCACTCGAAAAAAATGTGACCTCAAGTATTACAACACACAGAATAAATGACATGGCACAATGAGATCAAGTGAAGCTGGATGTGCACAGTGTGCTTTTTACCACTGGggtgttttttttgcattaatatgATGGCAGTGAAATCTTGACTAAAATCTACAACTGACTGAAAGTCATCTACAGATTTTTTGTAAAAGTGCATGAAAAACATGATGAATGACAGCAGTAACTGGATGTTTTAAATCCACATCATGTGACACAAAATTGACAATTTAATTGTGCCTTTGCACTGATTTCACCAATGTTTAGAGTGGCTTTATATGTACTAATTTAGTTGTCATAACCTCACATTATGCAATCCTAAACTGCAGAGCATATCGAAAACAACATAATGGTAAAAATCACATAACGTGCACCAGCTACATTTTTTAACTGAAGTATAAAATATAAACCACAGCTGAGATGGTTTACTGTACTTGAACCATCTCAAACCATTATAAATGGATTCTAATCAAgtcactaaacaaatgtgaaaTACATTATCAAAGAGAAACTAAATGGTAAACAACAAAGTATAACCAATGCAAAgcacaagaaaaaatattaagcaaaccAAATGTTCAGAAAAACGAAAAAAGGCTCAAGTGGTTAATTCTTATAATGGACACAAACATTAGTCTTTCAGGCCAAGGCATAACCCATTACATTTTGGGATTGCAAAGTGCTAAAATGCTATCGCTTAAAGATGTCACCGAGTAGCTAGAATAAAAAACACCCGCGTTACCGTATTTATTTATACCGTACACaaattttttcatagtttggctggtcctgcgacttatagtcaggtgtgacttatcaaaattaatttgacatgaaccgagagaaaacattaccgtctatagccGCGAGAGGGTGTTCATTACAGACTATACcgttataaataaatgtgacttatgttttattttttctcgtcatgacgtatttttggactgatgcgacttatacttaggtgcgacttatagtcagaaaaatacggcaTTTAAAACATGCTGAGGAGATGAAACTAAACCTAACCTATCAAATTGAGTAATCGTGTGACTAAACAAAAGGTGAAGCTCTGAATAACTGCGGTTTAT harbors:
- the LOC113084558 gene encoding N-acyl-aromatic-L-amino acid amidohydrolase (carboxylate-forming) B-like, which produces MAFVFLPALARMAVCGGTHGNELSGVYVVQEMERQRKEKGEGVWPIPVTTVLSNPRAVKECRRYIDTDMNRCFTRDMLSCPITDSSPYEVRRAQELNNLLGLKGSTDATDMICDLHNTTSNMGLTLIHYTTSDWVTLHICKYLQTKITKVPVRVLVLDVPISDSYSLESVSKHGFTLEVGPQPHGVIRADIYNIMKEAVDLTIDWIHKFNSGTVFEGGDVEAFKLIKSVDYPRDPETRSLTAAIHPQLQDKDFCLLKHGDPLFLSFSGETVNYKEEETLHPFFINEAAYYEKGIAFHLGKKIMLKIPTVRVQKD